The genomic window CAGTTCCACGATAGCCAGCTCAAGCACTACCGTTCGTGGTCCTGGCGAGCTAACTAACTTCCATCCTGGTCTCTCGTCTTTTTGAAATGCCTCGCAAAATTTTTCTTCCGTATATTGAGCTAGTTTATGGGCGCTTTCTTCAAGGTCGTCATTGCCGGGATTGGCAGCCCTCCATCCGGTATTTTCCATGAGATACTCGGTGTTGACCGGAGCGATTACAAGGTAGTCGTAATCTTCCCTTTGAGCATCCGGCTTCACCCAGACCCTGTCAAAAGGAAATCGCTCTTTCTTTGGGGCCATTTTTTCCGGTTCCTGTAAAAACCCTGCATCAGGCGCCGGGGCCGTTTTGCAGCCCAGGGGGATACCCAGAAGTGTTGCCCCCAATAAAATGCATCCGCAGCTCACGGTAATGTGTGTAACAAGACTTTTTCTTCTCCTCATATCACTTATCTCCTTTCTTAAAATTAGACTTCAAAAATTATTAACACAATCCGTAAAAAAATCTCGTATAGCGTTTCAATAAAATGTATATGGAAAAAAATGTCTTTGTAAGGAGTAAAGCGGTTGTGAAGCAGAAGTGAAGCAAACCCGGAGGGTTCCTCGCTGATACACTCAGAACAGGCCATTAATCCCTCGCTCGCAGAAAACTGAAGATTGCTTCGTCGTTCCTCCTCGCAATGACATTTTTATGATTACGTCATTTATTGATACCTAAATTCTGCAAATAAAACAGGACGGTAATATGCAACAGTCCATAGCTATTGGACTTGATGTAATTGCAGTAGAGTTTTTCCTTCACTTTTTACGTGATGAAAAATTTTTCAAAAAAAGCTTCTGCTTCAATGAACACAAGGTTCAAGCGATGTAAGGATAAATTCATTTGCAAAATTTAGGTGATATTATTATTTATAGGTCATGCTTGTATGAAATCTGTATATATAAAGTGAGTGTAATAAATATACCTGCACGGTCATTGCGAGGGCGATAGCCCGAAGCAATCGTTCGACTGAGCTCACGCCGAAGTCTTAAGGGTGGGGTTGCTGAGCCTGCTCCGAACGAATCTCAGCGAGGAATCTTGCCGATAGTTTGCTTCGGCTTTGCCTCGCAACCGTTCCTCCTCGCAATGACAACGTACCGTATGTCGTCAAAGGTATAGCCAGTGTCATTGCGAGGGTTTTTTCCGAAGCAATCTCCCACTTTCACATTTCACAATGGAGAATTGGTTGCGACTTCGCTGCGCCAGGTATACTTATTTTTGTCTCTCACTATAAGTTGAGAACCGCCCTAATATTTTAGTATTTTGAAAGAACCTATTCTTTTGTCATTGCGAGGGTTTTGTCCGAAGCAATCTCACAAACAATCATACAAATCCTTCCATCCCGCATTCATTCCATTAATTAATTCTAGTTTCTTGGCCATGGAGCCACCTTTAATTTGCTTCTCTCGGAATATGGCATTTTTCACGTCACGAAATAGTTCGTAATATACCAACTTGGTGACATTATACTTTTTTGTAAATCCTTCGACCCGCTTCTCTTTGTGCACATATACTCTCCTTTTGAGATCATTCGTTACCCCCGTATAAAGCACCGTGTTGTTTTTATTCGTCATTATGTAAACGGAGTATATTTTATCCATTACAATTACCTTGACTAAGTCTTGCGGCTTTAAAAGGAGATTGCTTCGGAAAAAACCCTCGCAATGACAGTTTTGTGTTTACTTATTTGTAAGACATTGCACGAAATCGGCAAATAAATCAGCCGCTGTAACACTTTGGTTTTTTGAAATCCCTCTGTGGTAAAATCCTTATATACTCCATAGGCTTACAATTTGTGATTTATAGTAATTCAACACGGACAAACAGAATTTGTCCATGCCACCTTATTATCAATTTAAAATTCACATTTTATGAGCATCTTGAGTATAGATTCTTCATTCCGCTCCGCTTCATGCAGAATGACACGACATGCATGTCATTCTGAGGACGATAGGACGAAGAATCTCTGCGATGTTCAGATGCTCAAGGTATAAGAATTTTGCCAAATATGCTGGAGTATCTGCGATTTTTCAAATAACAAATTGTTACCGTCCACGTAAAAACTCAAGGCGTTTGTGCCGATGCTTTCGTGCGCGCGAGCCGTACACCTTTATTGTAACTCCGCCAAAAGCTGCTGGAATTCCTCTGATTCTGTGAGTATCCGATGGGCGGCGTCACGCAGGTCGTCGACCTGCTTGTCAGACAATTTGAACGATGTGGGCATGCCCTTGAAATAGTGACGTTCCGCCTCATCCCGTAATGCATCAAACTTGACCTCAACGAGATAAAATTTGATGTCACCGCATCCGCCAGGCTCCGTCGATATCGGACCGTCTCCGCACCGGCTTTTCTGGACCTCCTCAGCCCACCGGCGGAAACTCTCCCGCGCCAACATAACGGTCTCGTAATTATACCTCGTGACCGATACGGACGAATATGCGCCAAACATTGCGGATATCGTTGGCGCCCGTCCAAAGAGACTCCACTGGCTGCTTACTTCCGTCTCTGCATTCACAACGATGATAACCACCTTGTGGGTATTTTCGAGTTTCAAATATTTCAGCGTATTCCAGAAACTCCCCATGACAAGTATCCTGTCAAGCGCGGCCCTCAATCCAAGATTATCAGAAACTCCACCATCAACAAGATGGATATATTTATGCTTTGCAACATCCTGATAGACATCTACGTTGCTCACCTGATGAAATGACCGTGACGTAATATCGTGCTCTTTCCGCACCCTCTCTGCTTCTTCAGGGAGTTTAAAGCCACAATCGTTGGAGTAATTACGAAGGGTGATGGGTGTGAGGACGACGGGCACGGCGGATGATGCCGTTACGGCGCGAGCAACGGGATAACCGGACAAGTCAGAACAAATGATATCAAATGCATCCTGATGAAATGCGACTCGTATACCTGTTACCATATCTGTTGCGTTGATAAAGACCATAGGGGATTGGCCTTTCCTCGCTGCCATATCCTGAAAGGTTTTCTTCTCAAAAAGGATCTTGTCGTAATACTCCGCAGCAATGTCACTCCGTGCAAAAAACGGAGAGAAGAGGCGTACCCAGTTGTCGGGTCGTATCAAAAACCTTCGGGTAAGGCCGCCCTGCACATTCCTTTTCAGGAATTTCTGCTCGAAATCCTCAAAGATGCGATCACCAAAGAGACCATAATACGCAGCGGTGAAACTGCCTCCCGAGACGCCAGAAATACCATCAACCTCATGGAGCAGCATGCGTTTTTTGCCGTTTATGGTCACCGCTGTGTTTCTCAACTCTTCAAGGACACCATAGGAAAAGGCAGCAGCCCGTGTACCACCACCAGAGAAGGCGAGGAATACCATCATTTCGTCTGAATTTTCAGGCTGACCCATAAACTTTCCACGGTAACCACTGTTCGGATCAACCGTTGCGAGGGGTTTGTTGACGGGATAATGCATGCAACCTGAAATTAAAAAAATGGCTATAAGAATACTTGCGGAAATGCGGATAGGCCGAGACATTTTACCCAGTGTAGTTCTCCAATGATTCATAATATTCCTTCGCTCAACAATGTTGTTTATGGGTGAGTTAACCCTGTCAAGGTTAGTTTTATTCATAATTTTTGCTAATCAATCCAGCCCTGCTCCTTGAATCGCGTCTTAAGATGGTCGGCGATTTCCTTGGCGACCTGCTTGGCCCGGCCGCCAATCTTGGCTTTGCCGCTTGCCTCTCCGTACACCTTCATCCCGCCGCTGACGATGAGCCCCGCCGGATTGGCGGTGGCAATCCAGCCGGCTGCCCCCAAGGCCGTCCCCGGGCCTTTGCTGCCGCCCGCCTCTACGGTGCCGCCCCCGAGTTTTCTCAGCCCCTGGGCCGTCACCTGGTAGCCCTCGGCCACCACCTGCAACTTTGACGAACCGGAGCCAAATCCGATGGTCATGCGTTTTACGGCGCTGCCCTCGCTAAACGTGAGGAGATAGCCCCGAATCAGGATGTCGTTGGTCTCAGGCATCATTTCCTTATTATACCGTTCCGCTGGCATGCCCATACCGCGAATCGCCTCTACCAACTCTGTCGCAATTTCAGCGCCTATCTGACGGCCGGTCTCGATCTCCTCTTCGGTTTGGGGCGTTTCGTGCTCGGCGTACTCACCGGCAATCGAGGAATCCGATGGGACATCACCATACGTGGCAACGAAGTCATACACCAGGATGTGATCGGGACGGGGAATCTTCCCGTGCACGAGTTGTTGCTGGTCGGAAACCTTGGTTGAGGCGCACCCGGCAAGAAATGCCAGGGCGAACAGACCCGCTACGATGGCCGACGTTTTTTTCTGAAGTGACGGAACGCCTGCCGATGATTTCATGAAGAAGTTGAGTGGCTGGTGGTCCTGTGCGTCATCTTTGTTTTGATTATTCATGACTGTTTTCCTTTCGTTTTGGTTGTAGTCTTCTGTAAGAATTCATCCTGGTGAGCATTGTATACCCATAATTTTCTATGACATACCGTTTTTTGATGATACGACATACGGGAAAAAACTCTTTTGACTGCTTTTACGTTATCCTCCTTTCATTCCGGTTATACCCAAAGAGTTCTCAATCCGTGAATATTCGACTCGATATACAGGGTGGCATGGACAAACTCCGTTTGTCCGTGTTGAAATTGGGCGATGTCGTTTATTAAGCATCCATTTTGAGATTTGAATAAACCAACCAAGACTGACCATTGTAATCGTCAAGCATAAACGGGATTATAAAAACACGGACAAGCACAGCTTGTCCGTGCCACCCCATGAGATATTGATAACTCTGTATCAAGTTTATAAATCACAAATTGTGAGCCTCTTGAGTATAGCATTATTAAAATAGGCCTTCGGTTACTTTATTTGAGGTCATACGTAGGGGCGAAGCATTTGCTGAGATTAAATTTGAATGCCGTCTTATCCCTTGGACAGCAAATGCTTCGCCCCTACTATAGTAAACGCAAAAAGAAAGTTGTCCTTGCGAACGAAGTGAAGCAATCCAAATCATAGAGATTGCTTCGGGCTAAAGTTTATCCTGAGTAATAACGAAGGACCCTCGCAATGACACGTGCATGGATACTTATTTATTACGTTTACTGTAAATATGTCAAAATTATCTTTGGAAGACTCTAGCGCGGTATACAGGCGCCAAAGATGACAAAGCCCACATCATCGCCTGATGCCGTTACTACAGCCTTGCCCGTGTCCTCTGAAATTGAAGCCGTCCAGCCAATGCCATCGCGGACATTTTCGATACCATCATCAGCCCCCTGCAGGATTAATTTCCCATCGATGCGCTCCATCCGTTTGATTACGGAATCGCGTCTGCCGGGAACCGGCGGGAAGGGGCTAATCGTCATCTTCTTACAATCAACGATGAGAAAGTTCGGCACTTTCATTTCTTCTGCCGTTACGATATGGGAATCACCGTTTGGTTCGCACTCAAGAATGGTTTTCACGGAAAAAATCAATGGTTTTGATCCGTCATAATCACCCGCATAGGAAACCGTTGAAACAAGACATGCACATACAAAGGTCACAATAAAGAATTTTAGCGTTTTCATTGTTTTCTCCATAATTTATTTTACCGTATATCCTTTTGCCTCAAGACATGCGCCGTATGCGCGGTTATATTCGTTGATCCTCTCATTCGTTTGGGCTGTTTGCTGCTGCTCTACCTGCGCTGCCTGTTTTCTCTGATTTCGGCTCTTTAAGCCGCCAAATGCACCACCGGAAACGGCTCCAATCGCAGCGCCCTTGCCTGCATCTCCTGCAATAGCGCCAATCCCGGCGCCAAGCAGGGCGCCTTTCGCCGCTCCTTTTACTACCCCACCTTCAGTGCTACCCTGACTAGCAGCCGGGGAAGTAGTGGATGCAACCATAGGGTCAAATCCCGTCTGTTGTTTTGCCCATGAGTAACACTCGAACTTATCCTTTTCCATCTGCTCCTGGCTCTGTCCTTTGGCCGGGTAGATAATCAGATTCTGAGCCAGAACCGGGACCGTTGCACCTAATATCCCTAATACGATACTCCCTACATAGACTTTTCTCCTCATCATTTTCTCCTTCCCAAAAACTTTTAAGAGTAGGGTGGATTAAGGCGTTGGTTTTTACGCCGAATCCACCAACGCTATTTACAGGAAAGGTGGATTCGCTCTCGCTTAATCCACCCTACCGCAAATCCACATAAATAAAATGGAATTTCCCAACCCGAACGAGTCGGAAAAGAAATACGGATAGGAGCAGATTTCAAACCTGCCCCTACACAGTGTGAAAAAAACATTTTTGCCGAAAAGGTCAAAATATTTTTTATTAGACACTATACAATTAAATTAATAGTAATCATTTTATTCTTTTAAGACCGACGTATACGCGACAGGGGCAACTCATCATAAGCGCTAACGTAAAATGACGGATCAATTTACCCGTGCGTTGACTAACGAATATCGAACAAAGAATTTCGAATGATGAGGTCTCCTTATCCTCCTTTTGTTTCGCGGTTTTTACGCTTGTTACAAAAATTGAAATAAGCGTTCTTCAAGATCAAATATTCTCTTATCCTTCGACATTCATTATTCCTTGTTCGTTATTCGATATTGGAATCTTCATAAATCTTTGCAAACTTTTTGGACAGCCCTGCCATGATGAAAAATCTATTTTAACTTCGTAATCTCTGATGCAATTTCCCGACTCAATTGTTCAAATGTCTGGCTCATAGCTGCTACGATCATTTCATAACTATTTTCACTTATTTTTTCGGTAAATTCTGAGGTGCGTGTTATGTATTCCTTTTTACCATGATCACCTAATATTGTCCAATGCGTCTTCAAGGTAACCGTATTGCCCGGCCCGGCGTCTAACCGGATTAGTTCAACATGGAGCCAGTAATTGACAGCATCGTCGGGAACCCAGGGATGGATAAAGATGCGATTGGTCGAGAGCAGGAGCGAGAGGTTTTCAGCAAGCACTGATGAGATATTCTCTTTCAGAGAACCTGCCCACCGGTTAAATTCGTCAACCGTTAGTTCGCTGCGGTCGCTCCGGGTCACTATTTGCGAGCGGTTCAGATAGTCAGGGATTTCCATGGAACCGATTCCGATCGTAACCCGCTGCAAAACATCTGTGCTCTCCTGCTGCGCCTCGTCCTTTTCTATGGGATTCAGGATATAAAACTTTGATGACGGAGTACTCGCGCATCCCATAATAACCGCAAGGACGCCCATTGGGATGAAACGTGAAAAATATGAAACGGCATTAATTTTCATTGAGAAACGCCTCCTTATAAAATCAGGGTGTTTAATTAGGCCTTCGGCTACTTTGTTTGCGATCACACGTAGGGGCGAAGCATTTGCTGTCCAGGATATAAGATGACATTCAAATCCGGTATCAGCAAATGCTTCGCCCCTACAACAAACATTGAAATTCCCAACCCGAACGAGTCGGAAAAGAAATACGGTAGGGGCAGGTTTCAAACCTGCCCCTACACAATGTGAAAAAAACATTTTTGCCGAAAATGTCAAAATATTTTTTATTAGACACTAAACGTCGAGTAATTAGGCTGGGTTTGAAAAGACAAAAACCCAACGGCTTTTTTACCCACCCCTCAATCCCCTCCCAAGGGGGGACTTTTCAAATTCCCCGCTTGAGAGGGGTAGGGGTGTGTTTATTCATACATTGTTACTGAAAAACCCTGACAGTATCACCGTGGTTTTCCCTTGAGAATGGAATCGGGATGCTGCTGGAGGTACTCGGTTAAGGACCTTGCCGACCGGGCTGTTTCAGAAAAGACCGAAAGGGTATTATTGGTCTGCTTCAACGTAGCCTGCATAATCTCAAGGGTGTTCTGACTCACCTCGGAAGTCTTTGTGATATTCGTTATCAGCGGATCAATCTTATTGTCGATGTGCTGGATGAGTTTTTTCACCGAATCCAGGGTAACATCTAATTTCTTGACAATTTCCTTAAGATGAAGGTCCTCGATTGTCTTTGCTAATTCCTGTAAGGGGGTGGGGATTGATGGAATTTCGGGATATTCCTTTACAAAACCAATATAGTTGGCAGGCTTGTCAGGAAAGAAGTTAAGCGCGATCATGAGCTGGCCGGTAACAACGCTCTGCATCTGAAGTTGCGCCCTCAGTCCCCGCTCGATAAGCAGTTTTAAATTTTTCTCCGGCTGTCTTTCAACTACGTCAGTCCTTTCGAATTTGTCCGGCTCAAGTTCGATGATCACCGGTATCCGAACAGAGTCATTAACAGGGTCGTAAACCAAACGGATGTTTGTCACAGCGCCTATCTTTACCCCACTGAAAATAACCGGCGCTCCTTCATTGAGCCCCTTAATAGAACCCTCAAAGAACACCACGGCATAATGCGTCTTTTTCAGGAATTTGCCCGATCCAAAAATAAGCACTGCAGCAACCAGTAAGGCAATCGCCCCTATGATAAAAGCGCCAATAAGTGTCTTATTCGCCGGTTTACTCATGATACTACCCCCTGTTCTGTTTTTTCTCCCCTGGTTAAAAAACTCATTACTTTCGGATCTTTTGACTCTGCAAGCAGTCTCTTCGGGTCGCCGGACGCGATGATCGTCTTGGTATCAGGGTCGAGAAAGACCGAGTTGTTCCCGATGGCAAAGATACTTTGCAGTTCATGGGTAACAACCACAACGGTTGCGCCAAGGCTGTCCCGCAGTTCAATAATCAGATCATCAAGAAGCCGGGCGCTGACGGGATCGAGACCTGCCGAAGGTTCGTCAAAAAAGAGGATATTGGGGTCAAGCGCCATCGCCCGCGCAAGCCCTGCCCTCTTTCGCATTCCTCCGCTTATTTCCGAGGGATAAAATTCTTCAAACCCTGCGAGTCCGACGAGCGCAAGTTTTAGCGAGACTAACTCACGGATTTGATTCTTGCTGAGGTTGGTATATTGTTCAAGCGGGAGCGAAACATTTTCAGCCAGGGTCATGGAGCTCCATAATGCGCTGCTCTGGTAGAGGATGCCAAACCTCCTCATGATACGGTCTTTTTGCTGAGCGTCTCCTTCCCAGAAATTTACACCGTCATACAGTACCTGTCCGCGCAATGGCTCCAGCAGCCCTATGAGCACCTTCAGAAGCGTGCTCTTTCCGCATCCGCTCCCTCCCATAATGACAAAAATGTCCCCCTTGTTCACCGTGAAGTTCATATTACGCATGAGCACATAGCTGCCGTATCCCATATCGAGGTCGCGCACCACGATCTTCTTTTTCTCTGCGGTAAGTTCTCTTTTTTCATCCATATTCAAATACCAAGCACTTCACACACAATGGTAATGATTGCCGTTGAGATGATGATGCTCACGATGCTCGTCACCACCGCTGACGTTGTGGCAGTGCCAACCGCAGATGCGCTCCGTCCGCACTGCATTCCTTTCAGGCATCCGGCGAGCGCGATGAGCACGCCAAACACGGCGCTGTGAAACAGCCCTACCCAGAGATGGGTGAGGGCAATTGCCGATTTTGTCTGGTTGAAGTATTCCATAAAGTTCAAATCGAGCATAAACACGCCCACAACCATTCCGCCAATAATGCCCATAAGATCTGCATACAGGCACAGGAGCGGCATCATAAGGGCCAGGGCAAGCATGCGGGGCAGCACCAGGAATTCCATGGGCGATATCCCCAGGGTTTTGAGCGCATCGACTTCCTCGTTCACCTGCATTGTGCCAATCTGAGCGGCAAACGAAGCGCCCGTGCGGCCTGCCATGATGATGCCGGTCATAATCGCCCCCATCACCCTGACCATGGCTATTCCCACAATATCCGCAACGTAAATCTGCGCGCCAAAGAGTTTCAGTTGCAAGGCGCCGACAAAGGCAAAGATCAAACCCACCAGCGCACTGATCAGGGTAACAATGGGAAGCGCCTGCGCCCCGCTATCCTGGATGACATTCATAAAGTCGGAGCGGCGGAAATTTGCCTTGCCGCACAACAGCTTTCCGAAGGCAAGCGCCGCTTCGCCTATGAACGCAGACATCTCCTTCGACGTCCGTATGAAATCAAGGGTGGTATCCGCCACCC from Candidatus Brocadia sp. includes these protein-coding regions:
- a CDS encoding DUF3313 domain-containing protein; this translates as MRRRKSLVTHITVSCGCILLGATLLGIPLGCKTAPAPDAGFLQEPEKMAPKKERFPFDRVWVKPDAQREDYDYLVIAPVNTEYLMENTGWRAANPGNDDLEESAHKLAQYTEEKFCEAFQKDERPGWKLVSSPGPRTVVLELAIVELVPSKAAFGALRLAAPAMGPAGIVVGAGSAAAGGRPSVAIEGRLKDGVTGETLFMFADRKEAQMRIIDLKAVTWWGHAKDIITDWANECVELVKTPKDYQVKERGMFTLKPW
- a CDS encoding GIY-YIG nuclease family protein, with translation MDKIYSVYIMTNKNNTVLYTGVTNDLKRRVYVHKEKRVEGFTKKYNVTKLVYYELFRDVKNAIFREKQIKGGSMAKKLELINGMNAGWKDLYDCL
- a CDS encoding patatin-like phospholipase family protein, translating into MNHWRTTLGKMSRPIRISASILIAIFLISGCMHYPVNKPLATVDPNSGYRGKFMGQPENSDEMMVFLAFSGGGTRAAAFSYGVLEELRNTAVTINGKKRMLLHEVDGISGVSGGSFTAAYYGLFGDRIFEDFEQKFLKRNVQGGLTRRFLIRPDNWVRLFSPFFARSDIAAEYYDKILFEKKTFQDMAARKGQSPMVFINATDMVTGIRVAFHQDAFDIICSDLSGYPVARAVTASSAVPVVLTPITLRNYSNDCGFKLPEEAERVRKEHDITSRSFHQVSNVDVYQDVAKHKYIHLVDGGVSDNLGLRAALDRILVMGSFWNTLKYLKLENTHKVVIIVVNAETEVSSQWSLFGRAPTISAMFGAYSSVSVTRYNYETVMLARESFRRWAEEVQKSRCGDGPISTEPGGCGDIKFYLVEVKFDALRDEAERHYFKGMPTSFKLSDKQVDDLRDAAHRILTESEEFQQLLAELQ
- a CDS encoding DUF4410 domain-containing protein, yielding MNNQNKDDAQDHQPLNFFMKSSAGVPSLQKKTSAIVAGLFALAFLAGCASTKVSDQQQLVHGKIPRPDHILVYDFVATYGDVPSDSSIAGEYAEHETPQTEEEIETGRQIGAEIATELVEAIRGMGMPAERYNKEMMPETNDILIRGYLLTFSEGSAVKRMTIGFGSGSSKLQVVAEGYQVTAQGLRKLGGGTVEAGGSKGPGTALGAAGWIATANPAGLIVSGGMKVYGEASGKAKIGGRAKQVAKEIADHLKTRFKEQGWID
- a CDS encoding glycine zipper family protein, whose protein sequence is MMRRKVYVGSIVLGILGATVPVLAQNLIIYPAKGQSQEQMEKDKFECYSWAKQQTGFDPMVASTTSPAASQGSTEGGVVKGAAKGALLGAGIGAIAGDAGKGAAIGAVSGGAFGGLKSRNQRKQAAQVEQQQTAQTNERINEYNRAYGACLEAKGYTVK
- a CDS encoding PqiC family protein: MKINAVSYFSRFIPMGVLAVIMGCASTPSSKFYILNPIEKDEAQQESTDVLQRVTIGIGSMEIPDYLNRSQIVTRSDRSELTVDEFNRWAGSLKENISSVLAENLSLLLSTNRIFIHPWVPDDAVNYWLHVELIRLDAGPGNTVTLKTHWTILGDHGKKEYITRTSEFTEKISENSYEMIVAAMSQTFEQLSREIASEITKLK
- a CDS encoding MlaD family protein; translated protein: MSKPANKTLIGAFIIGAIALLVAAVLIFGSGKFLKKTHYAVVFFEGSIKGLNEGAPVIFSGVKIGAVTNIRLVYDPVNDSVRIPVIIELEPDKFERTDVVERQPEKNLKLLIERGLRAQLQMQSVVTGQLMIALNFFPDKPANYIGFVKEYPEIPSIPTPLQELAKTIEDLHLKEIVKKLDVTLDSVKKLIQHIDNKIDPLITNITKTSEVSQNTLEIMQATLKQTNNTLSVFSETARSARSLTEYLQQHPDSILKGKPR
- a CDS encoding ATP-binding cassette domain-containing protein; the encoded protein is MDEKRELTAEKKKIVVRDLDMGYGSYVLMRNMNFTVNKGDIFVIMGGSGCGKSTLLKVLIGLLEPLRGQVLYDGVNFWEGDAQQKDRIMRRFGILYQSSALWSSMTLAENVSLPLEQYTNLSKNQIRELVSLKLALVGLAGFEEFYPSEISGGMRKRAGLARAMALDPNILFFDEPSAGLDPVSARLLDDLIIELRDSLGATVVVVTHELQSIFAIGNNSVFLDPDTKTIIASGDPKRLLAESKDPKVMSFLTRGEKTEQGVVS
- a CDS encoding ABC transporter permease, which codes for MSAKIQNKSEIKFSHPSQDTLVVHFAGDWLLETASPSTELFENEIKSVKTLRTVNYDTKNLTNWDSSLLLFLSKASDICVQRNIHIGMEGIPQGVRKLLDLASPKRQRKGITGKAGKKSFLVRVADTTLDFIRTSKEMSAFIGEAALAFGKLLCGKANFRRSDFMNVIQDSGAQALPIVTLISALVGLIFAFVGALQLKLFGAQIYVADIVGIAMVRVMGAIMTGIIMAGRTGASFAAQIGTMQVNEEVDALKTLGISPMEFLVLPRMLALALMMPLLCLYADLMGIIGGMVVGVFMLDLNFMEYFNQTKSAIALTHLWVGLFHSAVFGVLIALAGCLKGMQCGRSASAVGTATTSAVVTSIVSIIISTAIITIVCEVLGI